GTTGTCCGATAGTCTCTTTCATAGCTCTTTACTGAACCTGTGCCTCGCGTGAACCGAGAATATTGCATTGCAACTAATCGCGCTGATTTGTTTTACAATGTTATATTAGTTTCTTAGCGATTTCTACAGGGTTGTAAATGTCTGTGaagtcaaaataatttatttacttcCTCAGTCTGGCGCGAATAGATGCTAGCGTTAGCATGATAGCTTTAGCCATTGCATGATTGATATGCAGATAATATTTTGCTACATTAGATAACAGATAAACTCTTTTCATCGGGTTTTCAACACAATTCGAGTTGACTACATAATAAGATAAAAAGACTGTGAACCAGAAAGTGTCTGAGTTGAAACCACTAACGTTAGGCTCTCATTATTACGCGTTATCCGAAATAGTAGACTCTGAATGGTCAATCACGTTCAGAAGTGTTTTTGTAGCTTGGTGGTGGCTAAACTGTATCATTTAGCACAGCCAAATAGTAATTATGTAATCATGTCCAATAAAgcctatatttttaaataaggaCAGTACTTAATTATAGTTACATAAACCCCAACAGAATTATGAGCACCCCAATGTCAGTCAGACTTCATAATCCAGTAATATTAATACAGAGTGTGACTTGTATTCCTATAATTAAAGTATCTACTGTTATCAAATTCTAGTGAAAAAAATAGTACTGGTAGCATGGAAGTTGTGGTTTGTCCTGTGTGTGATGCATTTGAAGTTCTTGGAAAAGGTGATTTGCATATATTTTGCctgtttatttgactttttttttttttttttttttttttaggaacttCATCGTTCGATACTTTGCACTTGAGAATCAACCAAAGACGGATCCCAAAACGCACTGCTGCTCTTCCTCTCCAAAATGGTGAAGATATTTGTTGGCAATGTAGCTTCAGCGACCACAGAAGACGAGCTCCGTGCTTTGTTTGAGAAGTACGGTGCCGTGTCCGACTGTGACATTCTGAAAAACTATGGCTTCGTGCACATGGATGAGGAAGAGGCGGCGCAGAAAGCCGTCTCCGCTTTGCACAAGCACGAGGTCAACGGCTCCCGTATCACTGTCGAGTACGCCACCACCAAGGTACGCAATGCCACCAAGATCTACGTGGGCAATGTTCCCGAAGGCGTCACAGCTGGCAAAATCAAGGAGCTCTTCCAGCCATTCGGCAAGGTGGTGGAGTGCGATATTGTGAAGAATTATGCATTTGTTCACATGCAGAGGGAAAGCGAGGCTCTGGAGGCCATTTCAAAGCTAAACCACTCCAGATTGGAGGGCCAAAAGATCTTTGTGTCCCTCTCACGCAGTAACCCATCCAGAAATGACAGAGGGGAGGACTATTTTCCTCCTCCGCCACCGCATCACTATCCACCTCACCCACACCACCATCCTCACTTTCTCCCCCCACGCCCGCCGCCCCGTGAATACTATCCACCTCGTGGCCGACTTCCACCCCCTCCTCTCCCACCGCCACCACCCCGCGCCTACTATGAGCGCGATGTGTACGAGAGGGGCCTCCGCCACGACCCGTATGCCGACCCATCCCCGCGTTTTTATGATCGGGATCCATACGACCGGCGCATTCCGCCCCCTCCGCGGCCGGTCACGCCTCCTCTTGCCAGTCGCTACTACCGTGAGCGCAGTCCTCTTGGCGGTCGTCGCTCTCTACTGCCTCCGCCTCCCCCTCCACCCTCTTCTGCCGGCTTTGCCCGGGGTTTTGCCCGCAATGGTGCAAGCTCTGCGCCCCCTCCACATACCGCCGCTCCTTCCTCCCACTATCAGCGCTACACTCTCAGCCCAGGCTTTGATAAGGATGATTATTTGGAGGACAAGTACAGCAATGGCTTCACCCGTAGCTACTAAGCATTGAAGTTTGTCCGTCCCCTTATTTTCGAGGAGCTGAGTAATCTAAGAGGAGCTTACCATCAGGGAGTtaggggtgatttttttttttttttttttttaatattctgtgATAGTTGTAACGATTTTAGATATAACGGGTCAATCAGCTAATACTGTACTCATTTAACTAATACATTTTACCTCCGCCCGATGAAGGAACAGCAAATAGGAAATTAAATAGACATTAATATTTATAGCATGTTATGTTGTATTATATTTGTCAGGCATATcggtttgtttttttcttaaaataattgttcgttatgtgtttttttttttttttttactcacaattaaTTTTAATCTAGCACGCACTTCAAAAATACAATAGATCGCTtgaatatatgtacatatattttttgcattgatATTTCAACATGCACCCAACAGGAAATGAGTCGTATTGAATGtttacttttttcttctttttggtatttaacaatattaaagtattttgcaCGAGTCAGAGAATTAATTTAGAGGTAATTTGACCaaattttatacttttttgtttgtttgtttgtttttaatttattttttcaaatttaatctCATCGCTTGTCTACCTTGGACTAGGCAAATGAACTTGCTATGGTGTTGTTAGAAGTAATGTTGGATGTAAGTGAGACCAGTGGGAAGGAACCGAGAGGAAATGGTAATAGAGGTTGTTGTGGGCGGAGCTGTGTGCTAACTGACTGATCAACCAATCACATCCTACCGGCTAACCGAGCACATCGCATCTGCCAGCCGTTCAACTTTCGGATCCGCTGCCGCATCCTAGGATAAAGCACCACCGGTCAAAGCAAGTGACCGACCGACCAGCCGCCGAccgcataataaattaaaaaacaacactgaATCATTAGTGCAATATCTACACTGTACTTCCAAATCTCGTTGTATTAGACAAACAGCTGATTTGCAGACTCCGCAGACTCAGAGAAAGTTTTTAAAGATTACCAAGACTTATTTTGACATCACATCATAATGGACGTGCTTTTgattgaaaatattattaaatactccACATTGTTTCCTGTCCTACTTGTACTACTGCTGTTTGCCTATTGTTAGCGTACACTTCTGTTTAAAATGTACGTTTGTAAAAAGCCTGTTTTCTCGACTGTTTATCCGAAACCGCTCTCTTTATCCTATTGTCCACCCGAGCAGGTTCGAAACTTATGCTTGTCTTGATTTAAACCTATGAAAACAGATTCTTGTTCTACCAGTCGCTGTCATCTTGCCGCCTGAATAAAAAATCGACTGACTTAGACGTAACGTTTTCATGTCCCTCGTTTTTAATTGAGTCTCTTTAATCTCTACCTCATGTCTCAGTCGCTCACGTTGTCATTCGTATGACAGTAATGTCCTTTGGCTTGATAACTTCTATATTAAAGGGACACATAGATTCGTATAAAAACTGCACTTTCCGCTTGAACCCTTTATATGAAGGCCAAAGGCATTCATTTAAACCTCAGTAGATTCCAGTCACTTAATCTTTTTGCTCCACAATGATCCCTggccaagatgaatgaatgtaTGATGCTCTGTTTCGAATTACTATGAGCTTGTGGCTCATCTGGATGGGTGAGTTAAAAGTGAAGGTAAGTAGCATTTCAAGCTAGATTGTTTTGACTTTTGTTCTTGTCACGTTGCACGTTATTGTATGTATCTGTGTGCTAGTAGAGCCTGTGTCTTGTTTTTTTCACTGGGGATATTATTAGAACAGTCACATACTGTTCCTGAAACACTTCATCCGCATAGTCAGTGCAGTTGTTTCATGATGTCCGTCAAGTGTTAATAAAGTGTGATTTACCTCTTCTCCTCACAGCCTTTCAGTAGAGCTGCACTGACACAAGTCTGTCCTCTGCTGTCATCTCTTTTATTAGAAGCTCTTTCAAAAGGAGAAACAGATTTACACTTCATAAACTATACTTTTATGTTACTTCCCTTTCTTCTGCTATATGCCTCATTTGAAGTACTCCAGTCACCAGCTTGTGACTTCTCATACACGTGTTTCTAA
This genomic stretch from Carassius gibelio isolate Cgi1373 ecotype wild population from Czech Republic chromosome B21, carGib1.2-hapl.c, whole genome shotgun sequence harbors:
- the LOC127986438 gene encoding RNA-binding protein lark, with translation MVKIFVGNVASATTEDELRALFEKYGAVSDCDILKNYGFVHMDEEEAAQKAVSALHKHEVNGSRITVEYATTKVRNATKIYVGNVPEGVTAGKIKELFQPFGKVVECDIVKNYAFVHMQRESEALEAISKLNHSRLEGQKIFVSLSRSNPSRNDRGEDYFPPPPPHHYPPHPHHHPHFLPPRPPPREYYPPRGRLPPPPLPPPPPRAYYERDVYERGLRHDPYADPSPRFYDRDPYDRRIPPPPRPVTPPLASRYYRERSPLGGRRSLLPPPPPPPSSAGFARGFARNGASSAPPPHTAAPSSHYQRYTLSPGFDKDDYLEDKYSNGFTRSY